In Candidatus Dependentiae bacterium, the following proteins share a genomic window:
- the efp gene encoding elongation factor P: MIATSDFRKGCKILFRNEPFMVLDYQHVKPGKGGAFVRTKMKNMITGLMHEETFRSGEKFPAPDLEYRQMQYLYEDNGLYNFMDQESYEQVELNKNQIEEVLDYLKEQEVYTILNFNDKPIGTTPPLFMELEITETPPGVRGDTAQGGATKPATLETGLVIQVPLFVNEGETIKVDTRDAKYIERVKKS, translated from the coding sequence GTGATAGCTACTTCAGATTTTCGTAAAGGTTGTAAAATATTATTCCGAAACGAACCGTTCATGGTGCTTGACTATCAGCATGTCAAACCGGGAAAAGGCGGTGCATTTGTCCGTACAAAGATGAAAAACATGATTACCGGCTTAATGCATGAAGAAACGTTCAGATCAGGAGAAAAATTTCCAGCACCTGATTTAGAGTATCGTCAAATGCAATATCTTTATGAAGATAATGGTTTATATAATTTTATGGATCAAGAATCATATGAGCAAGTTGAATTAAATAAAAATCAAATTGAAGAAGTTCTTGATTATCTAAAAGAACAAGAAGTCTATACCATTTTAAATTTCAACGATAAACCGATTGGCACAACTCCTCCTTTATTCATGGAGCTTGAAATAACAGAGACTCCTCCGGGAGTACGTGGTGATACAGCTCAGGGTGGTGCAACAAAGCCGGCGACTTTAGAAACCGGTCTTGTGATACAGGTTCCTCTTTTTGTTAACGAGGGTGAGACTATTAAAGTTGATACGCGTGATGCAAAATATATTGAACGGGTAAAAAAAAGTTAG
- the glyA gene encoding serine hydroxymethyltransferase, translating to MKNIHKADPIISQLITAEQNRLEQELNLIASENYTSPAVLQATGSVLTNKYAEGYPGQRYYAGCQVIDQVENIAIERAKKLFNAEHANVQPHAGSQANMAVYFALLQPGDTILGMSLAEGGHLTHGHKVNFSGQFYKSVQYKVNPQTEQLDYDEIEQLALEHKPKLIICGASAYSRIIDFERLSIIAKKVNAYLHADIAHIAGLIAANLHPNPFPHADVVTTTTHKTLRGPRGGMILCKKELAQKIDKAIMPGTQGGPFMHIIAAKAVAFAQASTPEFVNYQKQVIKNAQAMAKQLTEFGMRIVSGGTDNHLFIVDVRSKNINGLQAEQALQKIGITISRSCIPFDPEKPWITSGIRIGTPAVTTRGMKELEMADIAHYINQALTHHENEDKLAQIKERVTTLCNTYPIYRQTNMVNDTVCEQLNA from the coding sequence ATGAAAAATATACATAAAGCAGATCCTATCATCAGCCAACTGATCACCGCTGAACAAAACCGACTTGAACAAGAACTTAATCTCATTGCATCAGAAAATTACACTTCCCCTGCTGTTTTACAGGCTACCGGCTCAGTATTAACCAATAAATATGCTGAAGGATATCCGGGCCAACGTTATTATGCCGGATGCCAGGTAATTGATCAAGTTGAGAATATAGCTATTGAACGCGCAAAAAAACTGTTTAATGCTGAGCATGCAAATGTACAACCTCACGCAGGTTCACAAGCAAATATGGCAGTTTACTTTGCGTTACTACAACCGGGTGATACTATTTTAGGCATGAGTTTAGCCGAAGGCGGACATCTTACTCATGGACATAAAGTAAATTTTTCAGGCCAATTTTACAAAAGCGTTCAATACAAAGTCAATCCGCAAACTGAACAACTTGATTATGATGAGATTGAACAATTAGCCCTTGAACACAAACCTAAACTTATCATTTGTGGTGCATCAGCCTACTCCCGCATTATAGACTTTGAGCGCTTAAGTATCATTGCAAAAAAAGTTAATGCATACCTACATGCCGATATTGCACACATTGCCGGATTAATTGCAGCAAACTTGCATCCTAATCCATTTCCTCATGCAGATGTTGTCACTACAACAACACATAAAACATTACGCGGCCCGCGCGGTGGCATGATCTTGTGCAAAAAAGAACTGGCACAAAAAATAGACAAAGCAATTATGCCCGGGACACAAGGCGGTCCATTTATGCATATTATTGCTGCAAAAGCGGTTGCATTTGCCCAAGCATCTACCCCTGAATTTGTTAATTATCAAAAACAGGTAATTAAAAATGCCCAAGCGATGGCAAAACAGCTGACTGAATTTGGTATGCGCATCGTTTCAGGTGGCACTGACAACCATCTGTTTATTGTCGATGTACGATCAAAAAACATCAATGGTTTGCAAGCAGAGCAAGCATTACAAAAAATTGGTATAACTATTAGCCGTAGCTGTATTCCATTTGATCCTGAAAAGCCATGGATAACCAGCGGCATTCGCATTGGAACACCGGCAGTTACCACACGCGGCATGAAAGAATTGGAAATGGCCGACATTGCACATTACATTAATCAAGCTCTTACTCATCACGAAAATGAAGATAAGCTTGCACAAATAAAAGAGCGTGTTACCACATTATGCAACACGTATCCTATTTACCGACAAACAAATATGGTCAATGATACTGTATGTGAACAGCTTAATGCTTAA
- a CDS encoding GNAT family N-acetyltransferase: MKNGCYALFILSLMNGFMYAEALIEGKVSKIPRTMDFYVFYLRDENGVKIGEIQFKIYATRVKKTDEETVTKVANIDLIRVDESNRNAGNGQRLLEVALNRMIASGCTLIEARVDANNKPSLHLFQKNGFNKTKITPHSLGESILLQKNLASQGQHTKAAG; this comes from the coding sequence ATGAAAAATGGATGTTATGCTTTATTTATTTTAAGTTTAATGAATGGATTCATGTATGCTGAAGCATTAATTGAAGGTAAAGTGAGTAAAATTCCACGCACTATGGATTTTTATGTTTTTTACTTAAGAGATGAAAATGGAGTGAAGATTGGTGAAATACAGTTCAAAATATATGCGACTCGGGTAAAAAAAACAGATGAAGAAACCGTGACTAAAGTTGCCAATATTGATTTAATACGTGTAGATGAATCAAATAGGAATGCAGGCAACGGACAACGTTTATTAGAAGTTGCATTAAACAGAATGATAGCATCAGGTTGTACATTAATAGAGGCTCGCGTTGATGCAAACAATAAGCCATCATTGCATTTGTTCCAAAAGAATGGATTTAATAAAACAAAAATTACACCGCATTCATTGGGTGAATCCATTCTTTTGCAAAAAAATCTTGCTTCTCAAGGGCAACATACTAAAGCGGCCGGTTAA